A genomic segment from bacterium BMS3Abin08 encodes:
- the arnC gene encoding undecaprenyl-phosphate 4-deoxy-4-formamido-L-arabinose transferase yields MIPEWIKRISIVIPLYNEEENVRELHRRLADVLDSLGKGYEIIYVDDGSVDSTPDILEEISEGNNSVLVLSLRRNFGQTAAFAAGFDFARGDVIITMDGDLQNDPADIPHLLEEIDSCDLVSGWRKDRRDPFLSRRLPSMIANWLISKVTGVKLHDYGCSLKAYRREVIKNLKLYGEMHRFIPAVASWYGVRVTEVETTHHPRLHGKSKYGLSRTMKVVLDLITVKFLQSFSTKPIQFFGSMGLVSGAAGVLISIYLSFRKIFFHDLIGGRPLLLLGVLLIIVGIQLIGMGLISEMLVRVYHESQRKPIYVIKRIIGKKDK; encoded by the coding sequence ATGATTCCGGAATGGATAAAAAGGATCTCTATTGTAATACCCCTCTACAACGAGGAAGAAAACGTCAGGGAACTTCACAGAAGACTTGCGGATGTTCTCGATTCTCTGGGTAAGGGGTATGAGATAATCTATGTTGATGACGGCAGTGTTGACAGCACACCTGATATTCTTGAAGAGATCTCGGAAGGTAACAACAGTGTTCTTGTGCTGAGTCTGAGGAGGAACTTCGGTCAGACCGCTGCATTTGCTGCAGGATTTGATTTTGCAAGAGGGGATGTGATCATAACAATGGACGGGGACCTTCAGAACGACCCCGCGGATATTCCCCATCTCCTGGAAGAAATTGATTCCTGTGACCTGGTTAGTGGATGGAGAAAGGACAGGAGAGATCCCTTTCTCAGCAGGAGGCTGCCGTCAATGATTGCCAACTGGCTGATAAGCAAGGTGACAGGCGTTAAGCTTCATGATTACGGATGCTCACTCAAGGCATACAGGAGGGAGGTTATCAAGAACCTGAAACTCTATGGCGAGATGCATAGATTCATCCCCGCAGTTGCAAGTTGGTACGGTGTCAGGGTGACCGAGGTAGAAACCACCCACCATCCCAGGCTGCATGGAAAGTCCAAGTATGGTCTTTCAAGAACCATGAAGGTGGTTCTTGACCTCATAACGGTCAAGTTCCTGCAGAGTTTTTCTACAAAGCCGATACAGTTCTTTGGTTCCATGGGGCTTGTTTCAGGAGCGGCAGGGGTTTTAATCTCCATATACCTTTCTTTCAGGAAGATCTTCTTTCATGATTTAATTGGTGGAAGGCCTCTTCTGTTGCTCGGGGTGCTGCTTATTATCGTGGGAATTCAGTTGATCGGGATGGGATTAATCAGCGAAATGCTTGTGCGGGTTTATCATGAAAGCCAGAGAAAACCTATTTACGTAATCAAAAGGATAATTGGAAAAAAAGACAAATAA
- the rlmB_1 gene encoding 23S rRNA (guanosine-2'-O-)-methyltransferase RlmB has translation MELQELASRHNPRIKKVLKIRERPEKYAPSHRAVAGEVVVEGPLSVLQALQSRHRINYVLLTQELVEDERHVQLLTELLEKEVPLYVVDRMLMDKISGTETPQGMIGVVRVVTEKLSEQDVSGDALYVVSDRIQDPGNMGTLIRTADAAGVETLISLKGSVNPFNPKSIRASAGSVFTEDIVFSDEDEFIQWAHERGVNIVITTGTAERTVYEYKPRGITALVFGNEGAGVSGVILRASTDSVRVPIYGAAESLNVAAAAAVIIYEMARRRRGPKEGD, from the coding sequence GTGGAATTACAGGAACTGGCTTCACGGCATAACCCCAGAATAAAGAAGGTCCTTAAGATAAGGGAGAGGCCTGAGAAGTATGCCCCGTCTCATAGGGCTGTTGCAGGTGAGGTTGTCGTCGAAGGCCCCTTGAGTGTATTGCAGGCACTGCAGAGCAGGCACAGGATTAATTACGTGCTGCTTACGCAGGAGCTTGTGGAGGATGAGAGGCATGTCCAACTGCTTACGGAACTTCTTGAGAAAGAGGTCCCCCTGTATGTTGTTGACAGGATGCTGATGGATAAAATATCCGGCACGGAAACCCCTCAGGGGATGATCGGTGTTGTAAGGGTCGTAACAGAGAAACTGTCGGAACAAGACGTATCCGGCGATGCACTGTATGTTGTATCGGACAGGATACAGGATCCTGGTAATATGGGGACATTGATCAGAACGGCTGATGCTGCAGGAGTTGAGACGTTAATCTCTCTTAAGGGTTCAGTCAATCCCTTTAACCCGAAGTCGATAAGGGCCTCTGCAGGGAGTGTTTTTACCGAAGATATTGTCTTTTCAGACGAGGATGAATTTATTCAGTGGGCCCATGAAAGGGGCGTAAACATAGTTATTACCACTGGTACGGCTGAAAGGACCGTATACGAATATAAGCCCCGGGGGATCACTGCCCTGGTCTTTGGTAACGAGGGAGCCGGTGTCAGTGGTGTTATACTGAGGGCATCAACCGACAGTGTCAGGGTCCCGATTTACGGGGCTGCCGAGAGTCTTAATGTTGCCGCCGCCGCCGCAGTAATCATATATGAGATGGCCAGGAGGAGGAGGGGGCCGAAGGAGGGGGATTAA
- the rnhB gene encoding ribonuclease HII: protein MFNFPHKRVKSHNNSQKIRLISDPFEYDEALRADGSPVIAGIDEAGRGPLAGPVVAAAVVLPSGTKIDGLKDSKKVSPKKREALFWEVLSVSADLGIGVIEPRDIDRLNIYRATQHAMCMAVEDLRIRPDTLVIDAMKLPLHIKQISMPRAEDVSASVAAASIVAKVTRDRLMEHFHTLYPQYGFGRHKGYGTREHLKMIEDYGPCPIHRMSFAPLSSLNLPF, encoded by the coding sequence GTGTTTAATTTTCCACATAAACGTGTGAAGAGCCATAATAATTCTCAAAAAATCCGTTTAATATCCGACCCCTTTGAATACGACGAGGCACTCAGGGCGGACGGCAGTCCTGTCATCGCCGGCATTGACGAGGCAGGGCGCGGCCCTCTCGCAGGTCCGGTTGTAGCCGCTGCCGTTGTGCTCCCGTCAGGCACAAAAATAGATGGTCTGAAGGATTCCAAGAAAGTCTCGCCCAAAAAGAGGGAGGCCCTCTTCTGGGAAGTTCTTTCCGTATCCGCAGATCTGGGAATCGGGGTTATTGAGCCCCGGGACATTGACAGGCTCAACATATACAGGGCTACGCAGCACGCCATGTGCATGGCCGTAGAAGACCTCCGCATCAGGCCTGATACGCTTGTTATCGATGCCATGAAACTCCCCCTCCATATAAAACAGATATCCATGCCGCGGGCGGAAGATGTCAGCGCCTCAGTCGCTGCCGCATCTATCGTTGCAAAGGTAACAAGGGACAGGCTGATGGAGCACTTCCATACCCTCTATCCCCAGTATGGCTTTGGAAGACACAAGGGCTATGGCACCCGTGAGCACCTGAAAATGATAGAGGATTACGGCCCCTGCCCGATACACCGCATGAGTTTTGCCCCCCTCTCTTCTCTGAACCTGCCCTTCTGA
- the rmlD gene encoding dTDP-4-dehydrorhamnose reductase: MRVVVTGAEGMLGSDLLPKLKGEYDVIPFGREALDISDSDLVYRTISSVRPDILINCAAFTNVDLAEVQRERAFAVNGLGVFNLVKACSDFKIILCHVSTDYVFAGIGERPYSPFDPTAPINFYGGSKLAGEKYIQWFMKEYFIIRTSWLYGLRGNNFVKTILGLSRENEEIRVVSDQTGSPTWTENLAAGIRKVIESGVFGIHHVTDRTDGGISWYDFATEIVRLSGLGTRVVPVSTADFPTEARRPAYSVLDTFYTEVATGFKPLDWRASLSGFLEDYGRAALNLKKNRGKL, encoded by the coding sequence GTGAGGGTCGTTGTCACTGGTGCGGAGGGGATGCTCGGCTCGGATCTTCTGCCGAAGCTGAAGGGCGAATATGATGTTATACCCTTTGGTCGCGAGGCCCTTGATATTTCCGATAGTGATCTTGTTTACAGGACGATATCATCCGTAAGGCCGGATATTCTTATAAACTGTGCTGCTTTCACCAATGTCGATCTTGCCGAGGTGCAGAGGGAGAGGGCCTTTGCCGTAAACGGCCTCGGTGTATTTAACCTGGTAAAGGCATGTTCTGATTTTAAGATCATTTTATGTCATGTGAGTACCGATTACGTCTTTGCCGGTATCGGTGAAAGACCATACTCCCCCTTCGATCCCACTGCGCCGATAAATTTTTACGGCGGGAGCAAGCTTGCAGGTGAGAAGTATATCCAGTGGTTCATGAAGGAGTATTTTATAATAAGGACCAGCTGGCTTTACGGGCTTAGGGGAAATAATTTCGTTAAGACCATCCTTGGACTGTCCCGGGAGAACGAGGAAATAAGGGTTGTCTCGGATCAGACAGGGTCTCCCACATGGACCGAAAACCTTGCCGCAGGTATCAGGAAGGTGATTGAATCCGGTGTTTTCGGTATCCACCATGTTACGGACAGGACTGATGGGGGGATAAGCTGGTATGACTTTGCCACGGAGATTGTAAGGCTATCGGGTCTGGGTACCAGGGTCGTGCCGGTTTCTACCGCCGACTTTCCTACAGAGGCAAGGCGTCCGGCATACTCGGTGCTTGATACCTTTTATACCGAGGTAGCCACAGGGTTTAAACCCCTGGACTGGAGGGCTTCTCTAAGTGGTTTTTTGGAGGATTATGGAAGAGCTGCGCTTAATCTGAAAAAAAACAGGGGGAAATTGTAA
- the ffh gene encoding signal recognition particle protein, with translation MFDSLSERLDGILKKLKSRGYLKEEDIDLVLREIRLSLLEADVNFRVVKDFIARVREKAVGREILESLTPGQQVVKVVHEELISLLGGSSEKIQLAPNPPTVIMMVGLHGSGKTTTSAKLASHFKKQGRRPMLVAADLQRPAAIEQLVTLGSQIDVPVFSSKEEKDPEKLCRNALKQSRLDARDVLIVDTAGRLHIDDELMSQLRDIRTSVSPHEVLFVADAMTGQDAVNIAGSFDEQIGIDGIILTKMDGDARGGAALSIRHVTGKPIKFIGTGEKIDMIEPFHPDRIASRILGMGDVLSLIEKAQETVSQKDAELLQSKILEESFTLEDLKEHLKKIRSMGPLENILSMIPGMGKQLKGVQIDDREFSRIEAIINSMTPKERRHPQVLNGSRKRRIARGSGTTTTEVNRLLKQYKEMKRMLKMFKGKRGKSRGLPKFLPF, from the coding sequence ATGTTTGATTCACTGAGCGAAAGATTAGACGGAATCCTTAAGAAACTCAAAAGCAGGGGTTATCTCAAGGAAGAGGACATTGATTTGGTCCTGAGAGAGATAAGGCTATCCCTGCTCGAGGCGGATGTAAACTTCAGGGTTGTCAAGGATTTTATCGCCCGTGTCAGAGAAAAGGCGGTGGGCAGGGAGATCCTCGAGAGCCTTACCCCCGGACAACAGGTAGTAAAGGTTGTTCATGAGGAGTTGATTTCCCTCCTTGGTGGAAGCAGCGAGAAGATACAGCTTGCCCCTAACCCCCCGACCGTCATAATGATGGTCGGCCTCCACGGCTCCGGCAAGACAACTACCTCGGCAAAGCTTGCAAGCCATTTCAAAAAACAGGGCCGGAGGCCTATGCTTGTAGCTGCCGACCTGCAAAGGCCTGCGGCAATTGAACAACTGGTCACCCTCGGCTCCCAGATAGATGTTCCGGTCTTCAGCTCAAAAGAGGAAAAAGATCCTGAAAAGCTCTGCCGTAACGCCTTGAAACAATCCCGGCTGGATGCAAGGGACGTTCTGATAGTCGACACGGCAGGCCGCCTGCACATTGACGATGAATTAATGAGCCAGCTCCGGGATATCAGGACATCCGTATCACCTCATGAGGTTCTCTTTGTTGCCGATGCAATGACCGGACAGGATGCAGTAAACATAGCCGGGAGTTTTGACGAGCAGATCGGCATAGACGGGATAATCCTCACCAAAATGGATGGTGATGCCAGGGGTGGAGCGGCTCTCTCGATCAGACACGTCACCGGCAAACCGATCAAGTTTATCGGTACAGGTGAAAAGATAGATATGATCGAGCCCTTCCATCCGGACAGGATAGCATCGAGGATCCTCGGAATGGGCGATGTCCTGTCCCTGATAGAAAAGGCACAGGAAACGGTTTCACAGAAGGACGCAGAGCTATTACAGAGCAAGATACTCGAGGAGTCGTTCACGCTGGAAGACCTCAAGGAACATCTCAAAAAGATCCGTTCCATGGGCCCCCTGGAGAACATACTCTCCATGATACCCGGTATGGGAAAGCAGTTGAAGGGGGTTCAGATAGATGACAGGGAGTTTTCCAGGATAGAGGCGATAATCAATTCCATGACACCAAAAGAACGAAGACACCCCCAGGTGTTGAATGGAAGCAGAAAGCGCAGAATTGCCCGCGGCAGCGGGACAACCACAACGGAAGTTAACAGACTTCTCAAGCAGTATAAAGAGATGAAAAGGATGCTGAAGATGTTTAAGGGCAAAAGAGGCAAGTCCAGAGGGTTACCTAAATTCCTCCCCTTTTAG
- the rpsP gene encoding 30S ribosomal protein S16: MVKIRLTRMGAHKRPFYRIIVADSRARRDGPFIEIIGYYDPMKEPSDIKVDAEKAKRWLQVGAQPTDSVKHLFQRAGLGTAE, translated from the coding sequence TTGGTTAAGATACGTCTAACGAGAATGGGGGCACACAAGAGACCCTTTTACAGAATAATTGTAGCTGATTCAAGGGCAAGAAGGGACGGTCCCTTTATCGAGATTATAGGTTACTATGACCCTATGAAAGAGCCTTCGGATATAAAGGTTGATGCTGAAAAGGCAAAACGCTGGCTACAGGTTGGTGCTCAACCCACTGATTCCGTCAAACATCTATTTCAACGGGCTGGCCTCGGGACAGCCGAATAA
- a CDS encoding 2-oxoglutarate-acceptor oxidoreductase subunit OorD codes for MKGKIEIDKERCKSCSYCIVACPKKIIILGSELNSSGFHTARVTDGDKCNGCTLCAESCPEVAIEVWRYDGGKED; via the coding sequence ATGAAGGGAAAAATTGAGATAGATAAGGAACGCTGCAAGAGCTGCAGCTACTGTATTGTTGCCTGTCCAAAAAAAATCATTATCCTCGGGTCGGAACTCAACTCATCGGGGTTTCATACTGCAAGAGTTACAGATGGGGATAAATGCAATGGATGCACCCTCTGTGCAGAGTCATGTCCGGAGGTGGCTATAGAGGTCTGGAGGTATGATGGCGGGAAGGAAGATTAA
- the rmlB gene encoding dTDP-glucose 4,6-dehydratase: MRILVTGGYGFIGSNFVRFMLRHYDDCEIVNLDALTYAGNRENLRDIEPDGRYTFVHGRIEDARVVAEALRGCDAIINFAAESHVDRSIEDAHPFLKTNVTGLQVLIDSARTGGVKRFVHLSTDEVYGSLEDDTGSFAEESPLMPNSPYSASKAAGDLLIRSYIRTFNLPAIIVRPTNNYGPYQYPEKFIPLMITNLLDERAVPVYGEGLNIRDWLYVEDTCSALDRILREGQPGEVYNVGGGNEIRNLDVVRAVISKMGLSEDSIEFVSDRPGHDYRYSVDSDRIRSRLGWQPRTDFESGLGEVIGWYSRNEWWWRPLKEKLKNESRGFWTVAE, translated from the coding sequence GTGAGGATACTCGTAACAGGTGGATATGGCTTTATAGGATCAAATTTCGTAAGGTTCATGTTGAGACATTATGATGATTGTGAAATCGTCAATCTCGATGCCTTGACATACGCGGGGAACAGGGAGAATCTCAGGGATATTGAGCCTGATGGGAGATACACCTTTGTTCATGGAAGGATAGAGGATGCCCGGGTTGTTGCAGAGGCCCTGAGAGGGTGTGACGCAATTATTAACTTTGCAGCAGAGAGCCACGTGGACCGGTCTATCGAGGATGCCCACCCCTTTCTTAAGACGAACGTTACCGGCCTTCAGGTTTTGATTGATTCAGCCAGGACCGGGGGTGTCAAGAGGTTCGTTCATCTCTCTACCGATGAGGTGTATGGGAGTCTTGAAGATGATACCGGGTCATTTGCAGAGGAATCTCCACTTATGCCGAACTCACCTTATTCCGCATCCAAGGCGGCCGGTGACCTGCTGATACGTTCATATATCCGGACATTTAATCTGCCTGCAATAATCGTAAGGCCCACCAACAACTACGGTCCCTACCAGTATCCGGAGAAATTCATTCCCCTTATGATAACCAACCTCCTCGATGAAAGGGCCGTGCCCGTGTATGGAGAGGGACTGAACATCAGGGATTGGCTCTATGTTGAGGATACATGTTCGGCGCTGGACAGGATATTACGCGAGGGGCAGCCTGGCGAGGTTTATAATGTCGGGGGGGGCAATGAGATAAGGAACCTTGATGTGGTCAGGGCAGTCATCTCAAAAATGGGTCTGAGTGAGGACAGTATTGAGTTTGTCTCCGACAGGCCCGGTCACGACTACCGCTATTCGGTGGATTCAGACAGGATCAGGAGCCGTCTCGGCTGGCAGCCCCGAACAGACTTTGAGTCAGGCCTGGGAGAGGTTATAGGGTGGTACAGCCGTAATGAATGGTGGTGGAGGCCCCTTAAGGAGAAGCTGAAAAACGAAAGCAGGGGTTTCTGGACGGTCGCGGAGTGA
- the rplS gene encoding 50S ribosomal protein L19, which translates to MNLIRAVEEGFKKDVTHFDIGDTVRVYVRVIEGDKERVQPFEGYVIGRKGSGIKETFMVRKVSYGVGVERIFPVHSPVIEKLEVVRKGDVRRAKLYYLRDKKGKAAKIKEKDTFKRK; encoded by the coding sequence ATGAATCTTATAAGGGCGGTTGAAGAGGGCTTTAAGAAGGACGTCACCCACTTCGATATCGGTGATACCGTGCGTGTCTATGTGCGGGTTATAGAAGGTGACAAGGAGAGGGTACAGCCCTTTGAAGGGTATGTAATTGGCCGCAAGGGAAGCGGTATCAAGGAGACCTTCATGGTGAGAAAGGTCTCATATGGTGTAGGCGTTGAAAGAATCTTTCCCGTCCATTCACCTGTAATCGAAAAGCTCGAGGTCGTCAGGAAGGGAGATGTCAGAAGGGCAAAACTCTATTACCTGAGAGATAAAAAAGGAAAGGCTGCAAAGATCAAGGAAAAGGACACCTTTAAGAGGAAATAA
- the recN gene encoding DNA repair protein RecN, whose translation MLREMRIRNFAIVEGIDIQFGEGLNVITGETGAGKSIIINAIELLTGGRSSSEFVRSGKNEASLDAFFEIDGSATLKSMNIPVDGTAIVRRVINKNGKSRAYINDRPVTVQTLSRFGQELIDLHGQHEHQSLLSVVEQRKILDAFGGLTPLTEAVGKLYAGYNELSGRLRDIKNSEREREQRIDMLKYQINEIKTASLEPDEKRLLMEERAILSNLSKLKHLSEISYNMLKAEQGSVIEKLSEVIKSIDELSGIDASAGDILRLLKDGEAIIDESAHTLREFKERYECDPYRIEEVETRLDAIEKLERKYGEGVEGILHHLRAAEDELSELEEISGKYVETGDESKEILKELEEMSTTLSRKRKDTAERVEGIIKKMLSELAIKNPDFRVMITQVQLSSTGKDKVEFLFSANPGEPPRPLHKIASGGELSRVMLALKSAFAEIDRRNILVFDEIDSGVGGKTADAVARKLKGISGNHQVLCITHLPQIASKADHHLYVHKETDKGTVKVEVIQLKDESRTEEIARMMSGTITETSLEHARELLQGSLN comes from the coding sequence ATGCTAAGGGAAATGCGCATAAGAAATTTTGCAATTGTTGAAGGTATCGATATCCAGTTTGGAGAAGGCCTTAATGTTATTACAGGCGAAACCGGCGCGGGAAAATCGATAATAATCAATGCAATCGAGCTTCTTACAGGTGGACGCTCAAGTTCTGAATTTGTAAGGTCCGGAAAGAACGAGGCATCACTTGATGCTTTTTTCGAGATTGACGGCAGTGCAACACTTAAGTCAATGAACATCCCCGTGGATGGCACAGCCATCGTCAGGAGAGTCATTAACAAAAACGGTAAAAGCAGGGCCTATATTAATGACAGACCTGTCACTGTACAGACGCTCTCCAGGTTCGGTCAGGAGCTGATAGACCTCCACGGACAGCACGAGCATCAGAGCCTCCTCTCTGTTGTGGAACAGAGAAAGATCCTCGATGCCTTTGGCGGTCTGACACCACTCACTGAAGCGGTTGGTAAGTTGTATGCCGGATACAATGAACTCTCCGGCAGGCTCAGGGATATCAAGAACAGTGAAAGGGAGAGGGAGCAGCGGATTGACATGCTGAAGTACCAAATCAATGAAATAAAGACCGCTTCATTAGAACCCGACGAAAAAAGGTTGCTTATGGAAGAAAGGGCCATACTCTCGAATCTCAGCAAACTAAAACACCTGAGCGAGATATCCTATAACATGCTGAAGGCGGAACAGGGTTCGGTTATCGAAAAACTGTCGGAAGTAATAAAATCAATCGATGAACTCAGCGGGATCGATGCTTCCGCCGGAGACATACTCAGACTCCTGAAGGATGGAGAGGCTATTATCGACGAGTCCGCTCATACCCTCCGTGAGTTCAAGGAGCGTTACGAGTGTGACCCCTACCGGATTGAAGAGGTTGAGACAAGGCTCGATGCCATAGAGAAGCTCGAAAGAAAGTATGGAGAAGGGGTTGAGGGTATACTCCATCATCTCAGGGCGGCTGAAGATGAGCTGAGTGAACTGGAAGAGATAAGTGGAAAATACGTGGAAACAGGAGATGAAAGCAAGGAGATACTGAAGGAGCTTGAGGAAATGTCCACCACTTTGAGCAGAAAGAGAAAAGATACCGCTGAAAGGGTGGAAGGGATAATAAAGAAAATGCTGTCGGAGCTTGCCATTAAAAATCCGGACTTCAGGGTAATGATCACACAGGTGCAACTCTCATCGACAGGAAAGGACAAGGTTGAGTTCCTCTTCTCTGCAAACCCGGGGGAGCCTCCGAGACCCCTCCATAAGATAGCATCGGGAGGAGAGTTGTCCAGAGTCATGCTTGCCCTCAAGAGTGCCTTTGCAGAAATCGACAGAAGAAACATACTCGTGTTTGACGAGATAGATTCAGGCGTCGGGGGCAAAACCGCCGATGCCGTTGCAAGAAAATTAAAAGGCATCTCAGGGAATCACCAGGTGCTGTGTATCACTCATCTCCCCCAGATAGCCTCAAAGGCGGATCACCACCTCTACGTTCATAAAGAAACGGATAAAGGGACGGTAAAGGTGGAGGTGATTCAACTGAAAGATGAATCGCGGACAGAAGAGATAGCAAGGATGATGAGCGGTACCATTACGGAAACATCTCTGGAACACGCAAGGGAACTGCTTCAGGGAAGCCTGAACTGA
- the resA_2 gene encoding thiol-disulfide oxidoreductase ResA, which yields MKVRTPVLSVALLLILLSCKAGVSGPAKVGRQAPSFSLDDIEGRSVSLSDYRNKVVLLEFWATWCPSCRKSVPEMEAISIVFIDKDFVLIGINMDEGGDAKERVRAFVQRYNISYTIVTDNGAVSRSYGVSSIPAIFLLDRNHRIRKKYEGFMPGMGSELTRQVESLL from the coding sequence TTGAAGGTTAGAACACCCGTACTGTCCGTTGCGTTACTGTTGATACTCCTGTCCTGTAAAGCCGGGGTCTCCGGACCTGCAAAAGTAGGCCGGCAAGCCCCATCCTTTTCACTGGATGATATTGAGGGAAGGAGCGTGAGCCTTTCCGACTACAGAAACAAGGTGGTTCTGCTCGAGTTCTGGGCTACATGGTGCCCGTCGTGCAGGAAATCCGTACCGGAGATGGAGGCAATCTCTATAGTATTCATAGACAAGGATTTTGTCCTAATAGGAATAAATATGGATGAAGGCGGCGATGCCAAGGAGCGTGTCCGGGCCTTTGTTCAGAGGTATAATATCTCGTACACCATAGTTACTGACAACGGCGCGGTAAGCAGGTCTTACGGAGTCAGCAGCATACCCGCCATCTTCCTTCTTGACCGAAATCACAGGATTAGGAAAAAATATGAGGGCTTTATGCCGGGCATGGGCTCGGAACTGACGAGGCAGGTGGAATCATTACTCTGA
- the rimM gene encoding ribosome maturation factor RimM — MSSLITIGRIIKPHGLTGELTVRPLTYSVERFNLLKKIYILKHNIPVEIHIEYFTPHGKNIIIKFTEFNDRDAVNTLKGLDLLIPAEESPPLEEGEYYFYQIIGLEVFTTDGSLIGRVTDIIETGSNDVYVVKKAGQKTGGSPSDRDISEYLIPAIEEVIREIDLKKNRIIIEPVEGLLE, encoded by the coding sequence ATGTCATCACTTATAACCATCGGCCGCATCATAAAACCTCACGGATTGACCGGAGAACTGACGGTTCGCCCCCTTACTTATTCAGTTGAACGATTCAACTTACTGAAGAAGATTTACATACTGAAGCATAACATCCCTGTAGAGATACATATTGAGTACTTTACTCCCCACGGGAAAAACATTATCATAAAGTTCACGGAATTTAACGACAGGGATGCAGTTAATACTCTGAAAGGTCTGGATCTACTTATCCCCGCTGAAGAAAGCCCCCCCCTGGAGGAAGGCGAGTATTACTTCTACCAGATTATCGGCCTCGAGGTCTTCACAACGGATGGGTCACTTATAGGAAGGGTCACTGATATCATCGAGACGGGCAGCAATGATGTGTATGTTGTAAAGAAAGCCGGACAGAAAACAGGGGGCTCTCCCTCGGACAGGGACATCTCCGAATACCTGATCCCGGCAATTGAAGAGGTAATCAGGGAGATAGACCTGAAAAAAAACCGGATCATTATCGAACCTGTCGAGGGGCTGCTTGAATGA
- the trmD gene encoding tRNA (guanine-N(1)-)-methyltransferase, with the protein MNAAMTFEVLTIFPEIIRSYISESIIKRALQRGIIEVDIYNIRDFTVDRHHKVDDYPYGGGAGMVLKPDPIFNTIDHIRKDNKERRIILLSPGGRIFTQKIAGEYALRGERLLMIAGRYEGVDERIKNLIDEELSIGDYILTGGELPSLVIIDAIARLLPGVLGDETSPDEESFSDGLLEYPQYTRPSVFRGMEVPGVLLSGDHEKVRRWRRKEALRLTLSKRPDLLVRVRLSNEDKTLLKEIKEEQDESYKGG; encoded by the coding sequence ATGAATGCCGCAATGACATTTGAGGTTCTTACCATTTTCCCTGAAATAATCAGATCCTACATCTCTGAAAGCATCATTAAGAGGGCGCTGCAGAGGGGGATAATCGAGGTCGATATCTACAATATAAGAGACTTTACCGTGGACAGGCACCACAAGGTAGATGACTATCCTTATGGTGGCGGTGCCGGCATGGTCTTAAAACCCGACCCCATATTCAACACGATCGACCATATCAGAAAGGACAACAAGGAGAGGCGCATCATACTTCTATCACCGGGGGGCAGGATATTCACCCAGAAGATTGCAGGAGAGTACGCCCTGAGGGGTGAACGTCTCCTCATGATCGCCGGCAGATATGAGGGGGTGGATGAAAGGATAAAGAACCTCATAGATGAGGAGCTTTCGATAGGTGATTATATTCTGACTGGCGGAGAACTGCCCTCTTTGGTTATAATAGACGCTATTGCCCGGTTGTTACCAGGTGTACTCGGAGATGAAACCTCTCCTGATGAGGAGTCTTTCTCGGACGGGCTGCTTGAATACCCTCAATACACAAGGCCATCGGTATTCAGGGGGATGGAGGTTCCAGGGGTTCTCCTCAGCGGGGATCATGAAAAGGTAAGAAGATGGAGGAGAAAAGAGGCCCTGAGGCTGACACTCTCAAAAAGGCCTGATCTTCTTGTCAGGGTACGACTGAGCAATGAAGACAAAACACTTTTAAAAGAGATCAAGGAGGAACAAGATGAATCTTATAAGGGCGGTTGA